From the genome of Gracilinanus agilis isolate LMUSP501 chromosome 2, AgileGrace, whole genome shotgun sequence, one region includes:
- the SIX2 gene encoding homeobox protein SIX2 isoform X2, whose amino-acid sequence MSMLPTFGFTQEQVACVCEVLQQGGNIERLGRFLWSLPACEHLHKNESVLKAKAVVAFHRGNFRELYKILESHQFSPHNHPKLQQLWLKAHYIEAEKLRGRPLGAVGKYRVRRKFPLPRSIWDGEETSYCFKEKSRSVLREWYAHNPYPSPREKRELAEATGLTTTQVSNWFKNRRQRDRAAEAKERENNENSNSNSHNPLATSLNGSGKSVLGSSEDEKTPSGTPDHSSSSPALLLSPPPPGLPPLHSLGHPQGPSAIPVPSGDPLQHHHGLQDSILNPMSANLVDLGS is encoded by the exons ATGTCCATGCTGCCCACGTTCGGCTTCACGCAGGAGCAAGTGGCGTGCGTCTGCGAGGTGCTGCAGCAGGGCGGCAACATCGAGCGGCTGGGCCGTTTCCTCTGGTCCCTACCCGCTTGTGAGCACCTCCACAAGAACGAGAGCGTGCTCAAGGCCAAGGCCGTAGTCGCCTTCCACAGAGGGAACTTCCGCGAACTCTACAAGATCCTGGAGAGCCACCAGTTCTCGCCTCACAACCATCCCAAACTACAGCAGCTCTGGCTCAAGGCGCACTACATCGAAGCCGAGAAGCTGCGCGGCCGGCCGCTGGGCGCAGTGGGCAAGTACAGAGTGCGGCGCAAGTTTCCGCTGCCCCGCTCCATCTGGGACGGCGAGGAAACCAGCTACTGCTTCAAGGAGAAGAGCCGCAGCGTGCTGCGGGAGTGGTACGCTCACAACCCCTACCCGTCCCCACGGGAGAAGCGGGAACTGGCAGAGGCCACGGGCCTCACCACTACGCAGGTCAGCAACTGGTTCAAGAACCGGAGGCAGCGGGATCGAGCGGCGGAGGCGAAGGAAAG GGAAAACAACGAAAACTCCAACTCCAACAGCCACAATCCACTGGCCACGTCCCTGAACGGCAGCGGCAAATCCGTCCTGGGCAGTTCGGAAGATGAGAAGACCCCATCGGGGACCCCGGACCATTCTTCCTCCAGTCCCGCGCTGCTGCTGAGCCCGCCGCCGCCGGGCCTGCCGCCCCTGCACAGCCTGGGCCATCCGCAAGGACCCAGCGCTATCCCGGTCCCCAGCGGAGACCCCCTGCAACATCACCACGGCCTGCAGGACTCCATTCTCAACCCCATGTCTGCCAACCTGGTGGATCTGGGGTCTTAG
- the SIX2 gene encoding homeobox protein SIX2 isoform X1 produces the protein MSMLPTFGFTQEQVACVCEVLQQGGNIERLGRFLWSLPACEHLHKNESVLKAKAVVAFHRGNFRELYKILESHQFSPHNHPKLQQLWLKAHYIEAEKLRGRPLGAVGKYRVRRKFPLPRSIWDGEETSYCFKEKSRSVLREWYAHNPYPSPREKRELAEATGLTTTQVSNWFKNRRQRDRAAEAKERYEENNENSNSNSHNPLATSLNGSGKSVLGSSEDEKTPSGTPDHSSSSPALLLSPPPPGLPPLHSLGHPQGPSAIPVPSGDPLQHHHGLQDSILNPMSANLVDLGS, from the exons ATGTCCATGCTGCCCACGTTCGGCTTCACGCAGGAGCAAGTGGCGTGCGTCTGCGAGGTGCTGCAGCAGGGCGGCAACATCGAGCGGCTGGGCCGTTTCCTCTGGTCCCTACCCGCTTGTGAGCACCTCCACAAGAACGAGAGCGTGCTCAAGGCCAAGGCCGTAGTCGCCTTCCACAGAGGGAACTTCCGCGAACTCTACAAGATCCTGGAGAGCCACCAGTTCTCGCCTCACAACCATCCCAAACTACAGCAGCTCTGGCTCAAGGCGCACTACATCGAAGCCGAGAAGCTGCGCGGCCGGCCGCTGGGCGCAGTGGGCAAGTACAGAGTGCGGCGCAAGTTTCCGCTGCCCCGCTCCATCTGGGACGGCGAGGAAACCAGCTACTGCTTCAAGGAGAAGAGCCGCAGCGTGCTGCGGGAGTGGTACGCTCACAACCCCTACCCGTCCCCACGGGAGAAGCGGGAACTGGCAGAGGCCACGGGCCTCACCACTACGCAGGTCAGCAACTGGTTCAAGAACCGGAGGCAGCGGGATCGAGCGGCGGAGGCGAAGGAAAGGTACGA GGAAAACAACGAAAACTCCAACTCCAACAGCCACAATCCACTGGCCACGTCCCTGAACGGCAGCGGCAAATCCGTCCTGGGCAGTTCGGAAGATGAGAAGACCCCATCGGGGACCCCGGACCATTCTTCCTCCAGTCCCGCGCTGCTGCTGAGCCCGCCGCCGCCGGGCCTGCCGCCCCTGCACAGCCTGGGCCATCCGCAAGGACCCAGCGCTATCCCGGTCCCCAGCGGAGACCCCCTGCAACATCACCACGGCCTGCAGGACTCCATTCTCAACCCCATGTCTGCCAACCTGGTGGATCTGGGGTCTTAG